A region of Deinococcus rubellus DNA encodes the following proteins:
- a CDS encoding carbohydrate ABC transporter permease, whose amino-acid sequence MADPLTAQGTDAGRVQTGGYIFHVSHLPIYFFLTVGALFALTPFLYMITTSLMTLGETINRQWLPASPQFDNYTQAWVQGGFDRYFVNSVLISALTIVGLVATSSLAAYAFARMRFPGRDALFVVLLATLMIPETVTFIPNFLIMRGSIVPLPGGTWLDMLPALTVPFMANAFSIFLLRQFFARIPNELWDAAQLDGAGHLRFLTRIVMPLSRSAVLTVVLLTFVASWNSFLWPLLVTFTPRWRPLTVGLWSFISEAGPQTQLLMAGSVIAIVPVLIIYLLTQRQFTEGVATSGLKG is encoded by the coding sequence ATGGCTGATCCCTTGACGGCGCAAGGTACCGATGCCGGACGGGTGCAGACTGGAGGTTACATCTTTCATGTCAGCCACCTGCCGATCTACTTCTTCCTGACGGTCGGCGCACTCTTCGCGCTGACGCCCTTTTTGTACATGATCACGACCTCGCTGATGACCCTGGGTGAAACCATCAACCGCCAGTGGCTGCCTGCCTCACCGCAGTTTGATAACTACACTCAGGCCTGGGTGCAGGGCGGCTTTGACCGCTACTTTGTCAACAGTGTGCTGATCAGCGCTTTAACCATTGTGGGGCTGGTGGCCACCTCGTCGCTGGCCGCCTACGCCTTTGCCCGGATGCGCTTTCCTGGGCGTGATGCGCTGTTCGTGGTCTTGCTGGCGACACTGATGATTCCCGAAACCGTGACGTTTATTCCGAACTTCTTGATCATGCGCGGCAGCATCGTGCCGTTGCCCGGCGGCACTTGGCTGGATATGTTGCCTGCCCTGACGGTGCCGTTCATGGCCAACGCCTTCAGCATCTTTTTGCTGCGCCAGTTCTTCGCCCGCATTCCGAATGAACTCTGGGACGCTGCGCAGCTTGACGGCGCGGGCCACCTGCGCTTTCTGACCCGGATCGTGATGCCGCTGAGCCGCTCAGCCGTGCTGACGGTGGTGCTGCTGACCTTCGTGGCTTCGTGGAACTCGTTTCTGTGGCCTTTGCTGGTCACCTTCACGCCCAGGTGGCGGCCCCTGACGGTGGGGCTGTGGAGCTTTATCAGCGAGGCCGGGCCACAAACCCAACTGCTAATGGCCGGATCGGTGATTGCCATCGTGCCGGTATTGATCATCTACCTCCTCACCCAGCGCCAGTTCACCGAGGGCGTGGCCACCAGCGGGCTGAAGGGATGA